In Desulfosudis oleivorans Hxd3, the DNA window GTATTCCCGCTCCTTTTCTTTATAGGTCACGGTGCGCATGATCCAGGTGCGGGAGACCCAGCCGAAACAGGCCATGATCAGCAGCAGCACGGCAAAGCTGGGCGCCACCACCGACGAGATGATGATGATCACGTACAGCAGGGGCATGTTGGACCATATTTCGATGAGCCGCTGGAAGATCAGGTCAAAGGCGCCCCCCCAGTAGCCCATGGCACATCCCAGGGTCACCCCGGTCAGGTAGGTGATGCCCAGCAGTGCCACGGAAAAAAAGACCGCGATGCGGAAGCCGTAGGCCAGCCGGGCCAGCACATCCCGCCCCGACTTGTCGGTGCCCAGAAAATGCCGGTGCTCCAGGGAGGGCGGCGTGGGCGGGTAGGCGCTGACCAGAAAATCGTTTTCATAGGGGTTGTAGGGCACGGGCGGCAGCAGCACCCAGTTGCCCTCTTTTTCGGTTTTGAATTTTTTCGCAAGCTCCCGGTAGTTGGTCTCATAGGCATAGTCCAGGCCAAAGGCGGTGCCGGGAATCATGTCGCCGTAAGTGGGAAAGAAGAGATGGCCCCGGTAGCTGACCACCAGTGCACGGCTGTTGATAAACACCTCGGCAAACAGGGAGACAAAAATCAGCAGGCAGAAGATCACAAGGGAGACATAACCCCGCCGGATAGAGGCAAACCGTTTGAGCTTTCTGGCTGTAAGCGGGCTGATGGTTAACATGCGCACCCCTGATGGTTCATATTTAAACACTTGATCCGGATATTGCCCGTGTCACCCATCGGTACTTGAACCGGCTGCAAACGGTTGGTAATCATGTTAAGGTCCAAATGCAATGGCAAAGCAGAACGTTCAAGTGCAAGGCGTCGCAAGCCCCGAGGAATGAGGCGTACTGGAATGTACGCCGCAGTGACGAGGGGCGAAGCGCAACACAGCAATTGGGCGTTCTGCTTTGCCATTACTGGAATCTCACCCGCGGGTCCACAAAGGCCACGCAGATATCGGAAAGAATGTTGCCGATTAAAAACAGCAGCGACGAGATCACCAGAATGCCCATGACCACGGGATAGTCCCGCTCCACCACCGACTCGTAGCCCAAAAGGCCCATGCCGTTGATGTTGAAGACCGTTTCAATGAGAAACGAGCCCGAGACCAGGACCGATATGTTGTTGCCGAAGCTGGTGGCAACGGGAATCAGGCTGTTTCTTAAGGCATGGCCGAACACCGCTTTTTTAAATGACAGCCCTTTTGCCATGGCCGTGCGCACATAGTCGGCGGCCAGTTCGTCCATCAGGGTGTTTTTCATTAAAAAGGTCATTACGGCAAAGGAGCCCACAACGTAGGCGGCCAGGGGCAGGACCGTGTGCCGGGCGATATCGAGAATTTTTTCAGGTCCGGACAGGGCGTCAAAGCCGGCGCTTGTGAGCCCGCCCAGGGGCAGCACCCCCCACCGGGAAGAAAAGAGCAGCAGCAGCAGAATGCCCAGGACCCAGCCGGGCACGGCGTAGCCGGCAAACACCGCTACGGAGGTGAAGTTGTCGAACCCGCTTTTGTGGCGCACGGCCTTGGCCATGCCAAGGGGAATGCAGACCCCGTATATAATGACCATAGAGAGCAGGCCGAAATAGAGCGATATGGGTATGCGGGACCGGATCATCTCCCATACCGGGTCATAATACCGGGTGGAGGTGCCCAGGTCGCCGGACAGAACTTTTCCCATCCAGAGCACATAGGCTGCCGGCACCGGTTTGTCGAACCCGTAATAGCGTTTCAGGTAATTGATCTGCTCTTCGGAGAGGGGCTGGGTGGCCTCCCGCTGGGTGCGGCCCTCCATGGCCTGCATGCGGTAGGACTCGGCAATCATGCGTTCCACCGGGCCGCCGGGCACAAACCGCGTGACCGCGAACACCAGTACGGTGATGCCCAGAAAGGTGGGAATGATCAGCAGGAATCGTCGAATAAAATATGCGCGCATAGGCCTGCCCGAAGGGTTGCGAAATTGTCGACTCTGCGGCGCCGTTGGAACGGGACCGGCCGCACCGGTCTGTTATGTTTACCGTAATTCGGGCCGCCGCACAAGAGGCGGGCAATAAAAAAGGGGTGAAAGAAATCTCTTCCACCCCTTGAACGAACGTCGTATGCGGCCGATGTTTAACGCTTGGAGAACTGGTACCGGGCCCGGGCGCCGCGCTGGCCGTATTTTTTGCGCTCCTTCACCCGCGCGTCACGGGTGAGAAATCCGTTGGCCTTGAGCTTCTGGCGCATTTCCGGATCCAGCCCGGCCAGTATCTTGCTGATACCGTGACGGGCAGCGCCGGCCTGGCCTGTGATACCGCCGCCGATGACGCGGATATCCACGTCGTAAGACTCCAGGGTCTCCGTAATTTTCAGGGACTCGCGCATGATAATGCGGGCCGCGTTGGTGGTAAAGTGGGCGTCGGCGTCTTTGCCGTTGACCGTTATCTTACCGCTGCCCGGCTTCATCCAGGTGCGGGCGATGGCGGTTTTGCGTTTTCCCGTGGCGTACAAGGTCTGTGCTTCCATTGGTTCCTCTTGCGTCAATTATTTTATCGAAAGGGGTTCGGGCTGCTGGGCCGAATGGGGATGTTCCGGGCCCGCGTAAACCTTCAGTTTCTTCAACAGGGCCCTTCCCAGCTTGTTCTTGGGAAGCATGCCGCGAACCGCGTGAACAACCAGGTCTTCCGGCTTTTTTTCAAGCAGCTTTTTGGCGGTGATGGCCTTGATGCCGCCCACATAACCGGTGTGATGATAATAGACCTTCTGGTCCCATTTTCTGCCGGTCAGGGCGATTTTTTCGGCATTGACCACCACTACGGAGTCACCGGTGTCGGCATGGGGGGTGTAGAGCGGGTTGCGTTTTCCCCGCAGCCGGGCCGCAATTTCCGATGCCATGCGGCCCAGGATCACGCCATCGGCGTCCACCAGGTACCACTTGTCGCTTTTGTCGGTCTCTCTTGCACTGTAAGTGTATTTTTTCACGTCTTTTAACTCCTGTATTGAAAACTCAATCTCGCTATTTTACGTATTTACTGCGGTGTGTCAAGGAAAATTTAAGTGGCGGCTTCGTAAAAAGCCCAATTTCTGAATTCTTCACCCTCTGGGGAAAGCGGCTGCGGATGCGGGAGCCCCATATCGCTGTTGACACCGGCATTTTTTAGGCATTTTTTCATTTTGCCCTTACATATTGCCCTGTTTTCGTTACACCCCCAGCATGGAGACCGTCCCCTGCTGATTTCTGAATAGATCAACGGCCCGGCAATCCCCGGGTGAAGCGTGCATGTCGGCGGGACATATCCCTTCTGGATCATCATTTTTTTTCCTGTTTCTCCTGTCATCATCATTTCTCCTCACATACCGTACAGGTTGGTCTCCAGCCCGAACCTTCCATGAACCGCACAGGCCGCGCCTGCTCTTTTTGCGGCATATTCGCGGATATGGCAGGGGCGAACCAACCGGGTTCGGTCAATTTTTTCCGTAGATCCGTTCCCGGCCAAAACGGAAAAGGCCGGTCTGTTCCTCCTGTTTGATGACCTCGGCCTCCGCACCGAAATAGTCCTGCCGCAGCTCATCCAGCAGGTGCTCCCGGCCCGGGACCCCGGATGCGGCCGCTACCTGCCGCCTGGCCGCCATGTAGGCGCGCCCCTTTTCCCACCGTGCGTCCCTTTCGGTGTCCAGTTGGGCCCATCGTTCCAGAGCCGCGTCATCCAGCCCCATGTTGGCCCGGAAAAAATTCAGGTGGGCCTGCCGGTCTTCAGGGGCCATGGCCGCCAGATCGGCCTGAACGACTTCCGTTTCCAGAAACTGGTCCATGGCCTTCTGGGTATAGGCCTGCCGAAAGGCCTCGGCCCGGTCGCCATAGACGTCGTCCAGGCTGGCCATGTAAAAATTTACCTTTTCATGAAAGGCCATCTCCTTTTGCCGGTTGAGGTCCTCAAGAGAGCGGGCCACGGCCTCGGCCTTGAGTTCCTTTTCCCATATGACCTGCGCGTCGTTTCCGAAAAACTGCTGCCGCCTGGCCCGGATAAGTTTTTTCCGCTCCTCAGCCGTCATGCCCAGCAGCAGCTCGGCATTATCTTTTCCCCATTGTTTAAAATCCATCAGCCTCAGGTAGTTGTCATATATTTGAGCCACGTGATCGGGAAATGCCGAGGAAAGATAGGCGTACACATGGTCCTGCCAGGTATCCGGATAGACCTCTTTTAAATAATGGGTCAGCTTTTCAATGGCCTGAATCTGGACCCGGACATGATAGATGTGTTGGCCGAACAGCTCGTTTAAGCGGGCCACCGCCACCTGCCGGTGGCCCTCGGCGTCAAACTCAGGGGCCGGATTCGCGGTCTCCTGGAAAAGCGACGCTTCGGCTTCTGCTGCCGGCTCCGGCGCCGGTTCGACCAGGGCGGGGGCCGCTTTTGCCAAAAGGGGCGCTGCCGGCGGTACACCGGCTTCTGTTCCGTTGAAAACCAACGTCAGCACAGTCATAAAAATCAGCACGCCGCAGGCCGCTGCGCCTGCCATCTGATACCGTTTCATTTTCACCTGTCCTTTGTTCATAAAAGAGAAGCGTGCAGGGGCGTCGTAACACCGGACGCCCCCGCGGTTTTATGAAGCATGCACGGCCGGTCTACCAGAACCACCACCAGCCGGAGCTGCTGGTTCCTTCGTTGTCGGCGATGTAGTCGATCAGGTCGGCGTAGAAGCCTTCCTCATCAAAGTCATCGGGAATCAGGTAGGGAATCACGCCCAGGCCCAGTACATCCAGATGGTCCTGATCGATGACACTGCTGTAGGATGTGGCCTGCACCTGGCTGGGCCGGTCGATGTCGCCCACATAGCCGGTGGTCGAATCTTCGTCAAAATAGGTGCCCCACAGCCAGCTCTTTTTGTGCTTCAGGCGGTAGCCCATTTGCTGGGAGTTGATGCCCACCAGTCCGTCGTCGTCGCCGTCCTCAAAATCCCCGTCTCCGCAGCCGGCGGCGCCGTCGTTGTTGCAGTCCGTGTAGTCGGCGCACCAGCCGTCGCCGTCGATGTCAAGAGGC includes these proteins:
- the rplM gene encoding 50S ribosomal protein L13 — its product is MKKYTYSARETDKSDKWYLVDADGVILGRMASEIAARLRGKRNPLYTPHADTGDSVVVVNAEKIALTGRKWDQKVYYHHTGYVGGIKAITAKKLLEKKPEDLVVHAVRGMLPKNKLGRALLKKLKVYAGPEHPHSAQQPEPLSIK
- a CDS encoding ABC transporter permease encodes the protein MLTISPLTARKLKRFASIRRGYVSLVIFCLLIFVSLFAEVFINSRALVVSYRGHLFFPTYGDMIPGTAFGLDYAYETNYRELAKKFKTEKEGNWVLLPPVPYNPYENDFLVSAYPPTPPSLEHRHFLGTDKSGRDVLARLAYGFRIAVFFSVALLGITYLTGVTLGCAMGYWGGAFDLIFQRLIEIWSNMPLLYVIIIISSVVAPSFAVLLLIMACFGWVSRTWIMRTVTYKEKEREYVLAARSLGASDGRILLVHILPNTVSIIITFVPFSMAEGIIALTSLDYLGFGLPPPTPSWGELLHQGWANMSAWWIVCSVVGAMVLTLTLVTFIGEAIREAFDPKMHTVYE
- the rpsI gene encoding 30S ribosomal protein S9 gives rise to the protein MEAQTLYATGKRKTAIARTWMKPGSGKITVNGKDADAHFTTNAARIIMRESLKITETLESYDVDIRVIGGGITGQAGAARHGISKILAGLDPEMRQKLKANGFLTRDARVKERKKYGQRGARARYQFSKR
- a CDS encoding ABC transporter permease subunit; the protein is MRAYFIRRFLLIIPTFLGITVLVFAVTRFVPGGPVERMIAESYRMQAMEGRTQREATQPLSEEQINYLKRYYGFDKPVPAAYVLWMGKVLSGDLGTSTRYYDPVWEMIRSRIPISLYFGLLSMVIIYGVCIPLGMAKAVRHKSGFDNFTSVAVFAGYAVPGWVLGILLLLLFSSRWGVLPLGGLTSAGFDALSGPEKILDIARHTVLPLAAYVVGSFAVMTFLMKNTLMDELAADYVRTAMAKGLSFKKAVFGHALRNSLIPVATSFGNNISVLVSGSFLIETVFNINGMGLLGYESVVERDYPVVMGILVISSLLFLIGNILSDICVAFVDPRVRFQ